A genomic stretch from Juglans microcarpa x Juglans regia isolate MS1-56 chromosome 3S, Jm3101_v1.0, whole genome shotgun sequence includes:
- the LOC121258237 gene encoding cell number regulator 1-like — protein MYPTAPDYDKHAAEHYPGAVPVSGTPNTAPPQLYAPPYIPYGRPVHGGAVKWSTGLCHCCDDPANCFTTCCCPCITFGQIAEIVNEGFPSCVLSGAIYAILGLTGFACLYSCCNRSKMRGKYDLEEAPCADCIVHFCCPACALCQEYRELKHNRGFDMGIGWEANEDRRRRGVTIAPTVAPGMTR, from the exons ATGTATCCTACAGCACCTGATTATGATAAACACGCAGCTGAACACTATCCAGGTGCTGTCCCGGTTTCAGGAACTCCAAATACTGCTCCCCCACAACTCTATGCTCCTCCATATATACCCTACGGGAGGCCGGTTCATGGTGGTGCAGTGAAATGGTCAACTGGTCTTTGCCACTGTTGTGATGATCCTGCAAACT GTTTTACCACTTGCTGCTGCCCTTGCATCACGTTTGGACAGATCGCTGAGATAGTAAACGAAGGTTTTCCAT CTTGTGTTCTGAGTGGCGCGATCTATGCTATTCTGGGTCTTACTGGTTTCGCCTGCTTGTACTCCTGCTGTAATCGCTCAAAAATGAGGGGGAAATATGACTTGGAAGAGGCACCTTGTGCAGACTGCATAGTGCACTTCTGCTGTCCGGCTTGTGCTCTGTGCCAAGAATACAGAGAGCTCAAGCATAATCGTGGGTTTGATATGGGGATAG GATGGGAAGCCAACGAGGACAGACGAAGGCGGGGAGTCACAATAGCTCCAACAGTGGCACCAGGCATGACAAGGTGA
- the LOC121258488 gene encoding nifU-like protein 2, chloroplastic produces the protein MQSVVNTHLSCGRPQAALEPQSSTSSRSFKSSNLFGTHIFLARGHNPVWRDSCRSVPVRFHSRSRSPVVKGVATPNSAVELPLTAENVDSVLDEIRPYLIADGGNVALHEIDGNVVRLKLQGACGSCPSSVTTMKMGIERRLMEKIPEIVAVEPIADEETGLELNEENIEKVLEEIRPYLVGAAGGSLELVAIEEPIVKIRITGPAAGVMTVRVAVTQKLREKIPSIAAVQLL, from the exons atgcaatcTGTGGTGAATACGCACTTATCCTGCGGCAGGCCCCAAGCAGCCCTAGAACCTCAGTCCTCAACCTCTTCTCGATCCTTTAAG AGCTCGAACTTGTTTGGCACTCATATTTTTCTCGCGAGGGGACATAATCCAGTGTGGCGGGATTCATGCCGTTCCGTCCCCGTTCGCTTCCATTCCCGATCACGCAGTCCAG TTGTGAAGGGTGTTGCTACTCCAAATTCAGCCGTTGAACTGCCACTAACTGCAGAGAATGTTGATAGCGTATTGGATGAAATCCGACCTTATCTAATTGCAGATGGGGGAAATGTGGCATTGCATGAGATTGACGGCAATGTTGTACGGTTGAAGCTACAGGGAGCATGTGGCTCCTGTCCGAGCTCTGTTACAACAATGAAAATGGGTATTGAGCGCCGTTTGATGGAAAAGATCCCTGAAATAGTTGCAGTGGAACCCATAGCTGATGAAGAAACTGGCCTTGAGCTGAACGAGGAAAATATTGAGAAG GTACTCGAAGAAATAAGGCCATATCTAGTTGGGGCAGCTGGTGGGTCACTTGAACTTGTGGCAATTGAGGAGCCGATAGTCAAAATTCGTATAACAGGACCAGCAGCAGGGGTGATGACTGTTCGAGTGGCTGTTACACAGAAACTGCGAGAGAAAATTCCATCCATTGCAGCAGTTCAACTTCTGTAA
- the LOC121256942 gene encoding WEB family protein At1g75720-like, producing MESHHSTNIDCSSKVDASRPFRSVKEAVAIYDERLLLGEFFSPKPCVNIPKQETSWNFSPIPTESKLEDLNDHRSILDTLKKLEAELKETKVELKLLKERESETEVALASLNAELHKNMSKLAEAEAAAAAKAVAATEMMSLERASSRIREEERKRELMYSMEDSTTLAQILSLGKEGYFGIEKKRMKKKPIIPLLGDLFSRKKRSSTALRT from the coding sequence ATGGAATCTCATCATTCGACCAATATCGATTGTAGCTCTAAGGTTGACGCGTCCCGTCCCTTCCGCTCCGTCAAAGAAGCCGTGGCCATCTACGACGAGCGGCTTCTTCTGGGAGAATTTTTCTCTCCAAAGCCTTGCGTGAACATCCCCAAGCAAGAAACTTCGTGGAACTTCTCACCAATTCCTACAGAGTCTAAACTTGAAGATCTTAATGATCACCGCTCTATTTTAGATACCCTGAAGAAGCTGGAGGCCGAGCTCAAGGAAACGAAGGTGGAGCTGAAGTTGCTGAAGGAGAGAGAGTCCGAAACCGAGGTCGCATTGGCTTCGCTGAACGCCGAGCTTCACAAGAACATGTCAAAGTTGGCCGAGGCCGAAGCCGCTGCGGCAGCAAAGGCAGTGGCTGCGACAGAGATGATGAGTTTGGAGAGAGCAAGTAGTAGGataagagaggaagagaggaagagggagTTAATGTATAGTATGGAGGACTCAACTACTCTGGCTCAAATATTAAGCCTTGGTAAGGAAGGATATTTTGGAAtagagaagaagaggatgaagaagaagcctATTATTCCTCTGTTGGGAGATTTATTTTCCAGGAAAAAACGTTCTTCTACTGCTCTGCGTACGTAA
- the LOC121257555 gene encoding DExH-box ATP-dependent RNA helicase DExH7, chloroplastic isoform X3, whose protein sequence is MAPKKKHISSNRAHSKSSSRATPQASSSSSSGPRLQISAENENRLRRLLLNNNSARSAAPVDDTLSKAQKAKKLKTVYEKLSCEGFTNDQVELALSALKEGATFEAALDWLCLNLPGNELPLKFASGNSLHTSGGSVGVILNSREGWTPSADPSTEFKEESPEISIKIKGRWDDDTLDSRQPSQANWIRQYVEQQQEDDSTNWEDDVVDNSSLEEVHGPRSYSVIAKEYHAARLEATKAKEKGDKKSQERAGNVIRKLKQELSALGFSDNILASEFEYERASEDTSTSSMPHEHSEGKSLCNVEPGSAFVVEADMDCCSSKDFPMKSSSSSYIEEKHGAKEESEDVELGGFFLEDAPSNDGLSPEVLKLQKREKIRKLYDEKSLEKLDGIWKKGDPKKIPKAVLHQLCQRSGWEAPKFNKVPGKESSLSYAVSVLRRSSGRGKSRKAGGLITLQLPDQDGTFESAEDAQNRVAAFALCHLFPDLPVHLLVMEPYASLVMQWKEGESLANMEDSEEDRRAGFVNSLLKADQSSSTASDDVVDCSLPENLQKLHIEDYKNSTVAASDSLIDRVDKRKEMESAYLRREQEIKMKMKRYKEMLKTRAALPIAALKGEILQLLKENNVLVVCGETGSGKTTQVPQFILDDMVESGFGGQCNIICTQPRRIAAISVAERVADERCEPSPGSDGSLVGYQVRLDSARIEKTKLLFCTTGILLRKFSGDKNLTGVTHVIVDEVHERSLLGDFLLIVLKNLIEKQSSHGTPKLKVLLMSATVDSNLFSRYFGNCPIITAEGRTHPVTTYFLEDIYESINYRLPSDSPASIRNESTKEKFQSGPVNVRRGKKNLVSSAWGDDSLLSEDCINPYYLPNMYESYSEQTRQNMKTLNEDVIDYDLLEDLVCHVDETCGEGAILVFLPGVSEIYQLLDKLAASYRFGGPSSDWILPLHSSVASNDQKRVFLRPPENIRKVIIATNIAETSITIDDVVFVIDCGKHKENRYNPQKKLSSMVEDWISQANARQRRGRAGRVKPGTCFSLYTRHRFEKLMRNFQVPEMLRMPLVELCLQIKLLSLGYIKPFLSKALEPPREDAITSALSLLYEVGALEGDEELTPLGHHLAKLPVDVLIGKMMLYGAIFGCLSPILSISAFLSYKSPFVYPKDERQNVERAKLVLLNDKIGGSSDSDDADRQSDHLLMMAAYRKWEKSLRERHENTVWIVAS, encoded by the exons ATGGCTCCCAAGAAGAAACACATCAGTAGCAATAGGGCTCATTCAAAATCTTCGTCCAGAGCCACACCACAAGCTTCGTCTTCGTCCTCGTCCGGTCCCAGACTCCAAATTTCAGCCGAGAACGAGAACCGGCTCCGCCGCCTTTTGCTCAACAACAACTCTGCCCGATCCGCGGCTCCGGTCGATGATACTCTCTCCAAGGCCCAGAAGGCCAAGAAGCTTAAGACCGTTTATGAGAAGCTCTCCTGCGAAGGATTTACCAATGATCAAGTCGAACTCGCTCTCTCCGCTCTCAAG GAGGGTGCTACATTTGAGGCTGCCCTTGATTGGTTATGCTTGAATTTGCCGGGTAATGAGCTTCCATTGAAGTTCGCTAGCGGGAACTCTCTACATACAAGTGGAG GTTCTGTTGGTGTCATATTGAATTCACGGGAAGGTTGGACGCCTTCGGCGGACCCATCTACTGAGTTTAAGGAGGAATCTCCAGAAATTTCTATTAAGATCAAGGGCCGGTGGGATGATGATACTCTAGATTCACGTCAACCTTCTCAAGCTAATTGGATCAGGCAATATGTGGAGCAACAGCAAGAG GATGATTCTACAAATTGGGAAGATGATGTGGTTGATAACAGTTCCCTTGAGGAG GTCCATGGACCTAGGTCGTACAGCGTTATCGCAAAAGAGTACCATGCTGCACGTTTGGAAGCAACGAAAGCCAAGGAAAAAGGGGATAAGAAAAGCCAGGAGCGTGCAGGCAATGTTATCCGCAAACTCAAACAAGAATTGTCTGCTCTag GATTTTCAGATAACATCTTGGCATCAGAATTTGAATATGAACGAGCTTCTGAGGACACAAGTACTAGTTCCATGCCTCATGAGCATTCCGAAGGAAAATCATTATGCAATGTTGAACCTGGGTCGGCATTTGTTGTGGAAGCAGATATGGATTGCTGTAGCTCTAAGGATTTTCCAATGAAATCTTCTTCTAGTTCATATATTGAGGAAAAACACGGTGCAAAAGAAGAGTCAGAAGATGTAGAGCTTGGTGGTTTCTTTTTAGAAGATGCGCCATCTAATGATGGTTTATCTCCTGAAGTTTTGAAACTTCAGAAGCgagaaaaaatcagaaaattgtATGATGAGaagagtttggaaaaattggaTGGCATATGGAAGAAG GGGGACCCGAAAAAGATCCCCAAGGCTGTTCTTCACCAATTATGTCAAAGATCAGGGTGGGAAGCACCAAAATTCAATAAAGTGCCGGGCAAAGAAAGTAGTCTCTCTTATGCTGTCAGTGTGTTGCGCAGATCTAGTGGGAGGGGCAAGAGCAGAAAAGCTGGGGGGCTGATCACCCTTCAGCTTCCAGATCAGGATGGAACCTTTGAATCTGCTGAG GATGCACAGAATAGAGTGGCAGCATTTGCTCTTTGTCATCTGTTTCCTGATCTCCCAGTTCACCTGCTAGTTATGGAGCCCTATGCCTCACTTGTCATGCAATGGAAGGAAG GGGAGTCATTGGCCAATATGGAAGACAGTGAGGAAGATCGGAGGGCTGGTTTTGTGAATTCGTTATTGAAAGCTGATCAATCTAGTTCAACTGCTTCTGATGATGTGGTGGATTGTTCTCTaccagaaaatcttcagaagcTCCATATTGAAGACTATAAGAACTCAACTGTTGCTGCTTCTGATTCATTAATTGACA GAGTAGACAAAAGGAAAGAGATGGAGAGTGCATATTTGAGACGAGAACAAGagatcaaaatgaaaatgaagagatACAAG GAGATGTTGAAAACTAGGGCTGCGCTTCCTATTGCTGCTTTGAAGGGTGAAATATTGCAACTTTTAAAGGAGAATAATGTCCTTGTTGTTTGTGGGGAAACTGGCTCTGGGAAGACAACTCAG GTTCcacaatttattttggatgatatGGTTGAATCCGGATTTGGTGGACAGTGCAACATCATATGCACGCAACCAAGGAGAATAGCG GCTATTTCTGTGGCGGAAAGGGTTGCTGATGAGCGCTGTGAACCTTCACCGGGTTCAGATGGTTCTTTGGTTGGTTACCAAGTCCGTCTTGATAGTGCAAG GATTGAGAAAACAAAGCTTCTCTTTTGTACTACAGGCATTCTGCTAAGAAAATTCTCG ggGGACAAAAACTTGACTGGTGTTACTCATGTCATAGTTGATGAAGTGCATGAACGATCTTTGTTG GGTGATTTTCTACTAATTGTTTTGAAGAATCTGATAGAGAAGCAATCTTCTCATGGCACACCAAAATTGAAGGTCCTTCTTAT GTCTGCTACTGTAGATTCCAATTTGTTTTCAAGATACTTTGGGAATTGCCCAATAATTACTGCAGAAGGCAGAACTCATCCCGTGACAACTTACTTTCTTGAGGATATAtacgaaagtattaattatcGCCTTCCTTCCGATTCTCCAGCTTCTATTAGGAATGAATCCACCAAGGAGAAG TTCCAGAGTGGTCCTGTAAATGTCCGTAGGGGTAAGAAGAATCTTGTCTCGTCTGCATGGGGAGATGATTCTCTGCTTTCAGAAGACTGTATTAACCCGTATTATTTGCCAAACATGTATGAGTCATACAGCGAACAAACACGACAGAATATG AAAACTTTGAATGAAGATGTCATTGATTACGATCTTCTTGAGGACTTAGTTTGTCATGTTGATGAAACTTGCGGCGAGGGTGCCATACTTGTGTTTTTACCT GGGGTGTCTGAAATCTACCAGTTACTCGATAAGCTAGCTGCTTCTTACCGGTTTGGTGGACCCTCTTCTGATTGGATTCTCCCTTTACATTCATCCGTTGCATCAAATGATCAAAAAAGAGTGTTTTTACGTCCTCCTGAAAATATACGCAAG GTCATTATAGCCACGAACATTGCAGAAACCAGTATTACAATAGATGATGTGGTGTTTGTCATTGACTGTGGAAAGCATAAGGAGAATCGTTATAATCCTCAGAAG AAATTGTCTAGCATGGTTGAAGATTGGATCTCCCAAGCAAATGCAAGGCAAAGGCGGGGAAGAGCTGGACGTGTAAAACCTGGAACTTGCTTTAGCTTGTATACACGCCACAGATTTGAGAAACTCATGCGCAATTTTCAG GTTCCTGAGATGCTTCGGATGCCATTAGTGGAGTTGTGTTTACAAATTAAGTTACTTTCTCTGGGTTACATAAAGCCTTTTTTATCCAAG GCTTTAGAACCTCCTAGGGAGGACGCTATAACCTCAGCACTTTCATTGTTATACGAG